cactttccagctcttggtctgtcgaCCTCTAGGCTTTAGcacttcaagtatatatccaggtgttttttttttaatgtaatgagggtttctgcctccaccaccctttcaggcagtgagttccagacccccagcacagTCTAGGTGAAATTATTTTTCCATTTCTCTCTCATGCTACTGCAAATTACTAtaaatgtcccctggttattgacttctctgctaagggaaacaggttcgtcctatccactctgtcaaggcctctctcaattttatacacctcaattaaatctcccattCGCAtgttctgttccaaagaaaacaaccccagcctatccaatctttccttgtagctaaaattctccattcctggcaacatcctctgtgCAATCATATCTTTtctgtgatgtggtgaccagaactgtacaccgatctctcgctgtggtcgaactagtgttttattcagctctagcataacctccctgctcttgtaaaaaaacagaaaatgctgagactattcagcaggtctggcagcatctgtggagacggaaacagagttaacatttcaggtctgtgatgtggcgcagtggttagcaccgcagcctcacagctccagcgacccaggttcaattctaggtactgcctgtgtggagtttgcaagttctccctgtgtctgcgtggatttcctccgggtgctccggtttcctcccacagccaaaagacttgcaggttgataggtaaattggccattataaattgcccctagtttaggtaggtggtaggggaatatagggacaggtgaggatgtggtaggaatatgggattagtgtaggattagtataaatgggtggttaatggtcggcacagactcggtgggccgaagggcctgtttcagtgctgtatctctaaatcataaaaatctaaaaaatactggaaatactccctattcttatattctatatcttggcAATAATggaaagtatcccgtatgcatttttaaccaccttatctacctgtcctaccttcagggatctgtggacttgcattctaaggtttctctgttcctctacacttcagtattctATCAGTAAcattgtattcccttgccttgtttgccttccccaaatgcattacctcacacctctctgGATTCAACTCCAATTGCCTCTTTTCTGTtcacttgaccagtccattgatatcttcctgcagcctacagctttcttcctATCAACCACAAGGCCGAAAACTTCTTATTCACGCTCCCTACTttaaagtccaaatcattgatatatactcacATTGATATTGCACTGAGCCATGTGGGACCggattggaaacagccttccagccaCGAAAACACCTCTTGAccgttaccctttgcttcctgctgcTGACGACACATTTTGCACATGTGATTGTCCAGGACACGAGAGGTGTCCTGGAGTtcgcacatggaacaggatgtacaCTCCACtggactgagatgccctgccatgcctttatTTATTAGTCTGTTAATTGACTTAACTAGAATAAACTTAAGATTTTAAATAAATATTCATTCAGCTGCTCACTTGTCAGCTGATACCTTTGTGCTGTTGTCACTTTATTTGACGGAAttaacttaaatgttttacttAACTCTCATTATCTATATAtctcagattttaatttactgaaaaattcagaaccctttaGTGTCACTATTTCACTATCCCCTGGAACCTGATTGAATTAGTCAAACACTGACtgtaattatatgataaattatcaaattggctTTAGTTTTATGCTAATTAATTCATCTAGTCTTACTTTACACTTCATTAATGTGGAGAgcagatctgtacacagttctctagctgtgggtggttctaactagtgttttatacagttccagcataatctcactgctcttatactctaggccttggctaataaaggaaaatatcccataCGCCCTCTTGACCCtcttatctacctatcctgctgccttcaggtatctgtgaacatgcactccaaggtactGCTGTACCTCTACACTTTGCAGGATCTTGCTATTCACTGTGTATTGTCTTGCCTTGTTtgttctccccaaatgcattaccgcaCAGTTATCcaggttgaataccatttgccactattctgcccacctgaccagtccattgatatcgccctttattcttcctgtcatccacatgaccaatttttgtatcatttgcaaacttcttaatcatggccCCCTACACTTAAGTCTaaatcactgatatataccacaaaaagcaagcggcctagtgctgagccctgtggaaatcCAATGGGAAAAAGGCTTCCAGTCAGGattcagttctggatgtgattaacagtagcaataacagcagaatccaactcctgcagtcacttgtgaactcactggtgtctcagcagatcGTTTAAATGAGCAAATCTCTTCCCACatgcagagcaggtgaatggcctcaccccggtgtgaactcgctggtatCTCAGCAGATTGTTTAaattagcaaatcccttcccacacacacagcaggtgaatggcctcaccccggtgtgaactcactggtatctCAGCAGATTGTTTGAATTAGCAAATCgcttcccacacacacagcaggtgaatggcctcaccccggtgtgaactcactggtatctCAGCAGATTGTTTGAATTagcaaatctcttcccacacacacagcaggtgaatggcctcaccccagtgtgaactcgctggtatcTCAGCAGATTGTTTGAATTAGCAAATCgcttcccacacacacagcaggtgaatggcctcaccccggtgtgaactcactggtatctCAGCAGATTGTTTGAATTAGCAAATCgcttcccacacacacagcaggtgaatggcctcaccccggtgtgaactcactggtatctCAGCAGATTGTTTGAATTagcaaatctcttcccacacacacagcaggtgaatggcctcaccccggtgtgaactcactggtatctCAGCAGATTGTTTGAATTagcaaatctcttcccacacacacagcaggtgaatggcctcaccccggtgtgaactcgctggtatCTCAGCAGATTGTTTAAATTagcaaatctcttcccacacacacagcagatgaatggcctcaccccagtgtgaactcactggtatctCAGCAGATTGTTTAAATTagcaaatctcttcccacacacaccAGGTGAATGGCCTCACCCCGGTGtgaactcactgggatctcagcagATTGTTTGAATTagcaaatctcttcccacacacaccAGGTGAATGGCCTCACCCCGGTGtgaactcactgggatctcagcagATTGTTTGaattagcaaatcccttcccacacacacagcaggtgaatggcctcaccccagtgtgaactcactggtgtctcagcagattgTTTAaattagcaaatcccttcccacacacacagcaggtgaatggcctcaccccggtgtgaactcgctggtgtctcagcagattgTTTAaattagcaaatcccttcccacacacacagcaggtgaatggcctcaccCCGGTGtgaactcactgggatctcagcagATTGTTTGAATTagcaaatctcttcccacacacaccAGGTGAATGGCCTCACCCCGGTGtgaactcactgggatctcagcagATTGTTTGaattagcaaatcccttcccacacacacagcaggtgaatggcctcaccccagtgtgaactcactggtgtctcagcagattgTTTAaattagcaaatcccttcccacacacacagcaggtgaatggcctcaccccagtgtgaactcactggtgtctcagcagatgTCTTTTACTTTTAAATCCCTTCTCACAgttagaacatttaaaaggtctctgagcagtgtgaacaagttggtgttcagtgaggtgggacgactgagtgaatcccttcccacagtcagagcaggtgaacggcctctccccagtgtgagtacgtTGGTGTTGCAGCAGTTCATTTTTACTTTTAAAtcccttctcacagtcagaacatttaaaaggtctcttatctgtgtgaacaagttgatgttgagTGAGGTGGGACGACtgcgtgaatcccttcccacacatagagcaggtgaacggcctctctccagtgtgagtaTGTTGCCATTGTAACAGCTCATTTTTACTTTTAAAACTCTTCTCATAGTCAGAACATTTAAAGGGTCTCTTATCAGAGTGAATTCGCTGGTGTCTCTGGAGGGCTGATAAAGTATTAAACCCCTTCCCTCATTTAAGGCAGTATTTAcagaagagaaagaaaatgttgtcgaggagaatactgagatacagactactgggctagatgggattgaggttcacaaggaggaggtgttagcaattttggaaagtgtgaaaatagataagtcccctgggccagatgggatttatccgaggattgtctgggaagccagggaggagattgcagagcctttgtccttgatctttatgtcgtcattgtcgacaggattagtgccggaagactggaggatagcaaatgttgtccccttgttcaagaaggggagtagagacagccctggtaattatagacctgtgagccttacttcagttgtgggtaaaatgttggaaaaggttataagagataggatttataatcatcttgaaaagaataagttcattagcgatagtcagcacggttttgtgaagggtaggtcgtgcctcacaaaccttattgagttttttgagaaggtgaccaaacaggtggatgagggtaaagccgtggatgtggtgtatatggatttcagtaaggcatttgataaggttccccacggtaggctattgcagaaaatatggaagtatgggattgaaggtgatttagtgctttggatcagaaattggctagctgaaagaagacagagggtggtggttgatggcaaatgttaatcctggagtttagtttctagcggtgtaccgcaaggatctgttttggggccactgctgtttgtcatttttataaatgacctggatgagggtgtagaagggtgggttagtaaatttgcggatgacacgaaggtcggtggagttgtggatagtgccgaaggatgttgtaggttacggagggacatagataggctgcagagctcggctgagagatggcaaatggagtttaatgcagaaaagtgtgaggtgattcactttggaaggagtaacaggaatgcagagtactgggctaatgggaagattcttggtagtgtagatgagcagagagatcttggtgtccaggtgcataaatccctgaaagttgctacccaggttaataggcatatggtgtgttagcttttattagtagggggatcgagtttcggagccacaaggtcatgctgcagctgtacaaaactctggtgaggccgcacctggagtattgcgtgcagttctggtcaccgcattataggaaggatgtggaagctttggaaagggtgcagaggagatttactaggatgttgcctggtatggagggaaggtcttacgaggaaaggcggagggacttgaggttgtttttgttagagaggaggaggagaggtgacttaatagagacatataagataatcagagggttagatagggtggatcgtgagagtctttttcctcggatggtgatggcaaacacgaggggacatagctttaagttgaggggtgatagatataggacagatgtcagaggtagtttctttactcagagagtagtaggggcgtggaacgccctgcctgcaacagtagtagactcgccaactttaagggcatttaagtggtcattggatagacatatggatgaaaatggaatagtgtaggtcagatggtttcacaggtcggcgcaacatcgagggccgaagggcctgtactgcgctgtaatattctatgttctatgtgaatGGTCTCTCACCAGTATGAACCCGCTGGTGTACCAGCAGGTTGGATGAattaatgaatcccttcccacacacggaacaggtgaacggtctctctccAGTTGGTGTCTCAGCAACTCATTTGTACTTTTAAAACTCTTCACGCATTCAGAACATTTAAAGGGTCTCTTATCagagtgaactcgctggtgtgtctggaggtttgaTAAAgtattaaatcccttcccacattcaagGCAGATGAATGGTCTCTCCTCAGGACTCGCTGATGTATATAGAggatgtctcggtgcttttccagtcacactgatgtttgaaatcatttcccacagacagaacggacaaatatttctccttccacattcaaaggacaATGATATTCAGCTCCTGATTGatcgagtgactgtcagatcttgacgggatgtttggtttgagtttgtcatctgcaaatcctccccttctcaTCACCTGTCAAAGGAGATTATATAAAATGACAGAGAATGCTCAGTACATAGACAGGCCATTGAGTCCAACTAGTCTGTACAGGTGCTTATACACCTCGTGTGTCtgctcccattccatctacctcatttcagcctttcagCAGACCTTTTTATTCCCTTTGCTCTCATGTtttcatccagtttccttttgaaagcatctcaactatttgcctcaaccacttccataTTCtacccactctgagtaaagaaatctctccttatttcccaattggatttatcagTAACTTCATTCATGGCCCCTGGATTTGGATtcactcacaagtggaaacattctctccacatcatagaattatagaaagtttacgacacagaaagaggccactcggcccatcatgtctgcgctggccgcagaacgagccacccagcctaattccaccttccagcatttggtctgtagctctgCTGCACTTgaagtgcacatccagactccttttgaatgagttgagggtctctgcctctactaccctttcaggcagtgagttccagaccgcccCCACCGCCCACTGGGTGAAAAGAAATTTCCTTTTCTCCCCTCTAAGCTTTCTACCAcattatatagaaacatagaaaaataggagcaggagtaggccattcggcccttcgagcctgctccgccattcaatacgatcatggctgatcatccaaactcagtaccctgttcccgctttctccccgtatcccttgatccctttagccctaagaactatatctaactctttcttgaatatatttaatgatttggcctcaactgctttctgtggtagagaattccacaggctcaccactctccaggtgaagaaatccctcctcatctcagtcctgaaaggtttaccccgtatccttagattgtggcccctggtcctggactcccccgccctcaggaacatccttcctacatctagtctgtccagtcctgttagagttttgtaggtttctatgagatcccttctcattcttctaaactctagcaaatacaagcctaatcgacccaatctctcttcatacgtcagtcctgccatcccaggaatcagtctgttgaaccttcggtgcactccctccataacaagaacatccttcctcagataaggagaccaaaactgcacacaatactccagatgtggtctcaccaaggccttgtataattgcagcaagacatccctgctcctgtactcaaatcctctcgctatgaaggccaacataccatttgtcttcttaacttaactgcctgctgcacctgcatgcttactttcagcgactggtgcacaaggacacccaggtcttgctgcacctctccctttcccaatctgtcaccattcagataataatctgcctttctgtttttgccatcaaagtggataacctcacatttatgcacattatattgcatctgccatgtatttgcccactcactcaacctgtccaaatcatactggagcttctttgcatcctcctcacagctcacattcccacccagctttgtgtcatctgtaaacttggatatattacatttaattccctcatctatatcattaatatatattgtgaatagctggggtcctagcactgatccctgcggtaccccactagtcactgcctgccactcggaaaaagatctgtttattattactctttgtttcctgtctgccaaccagttctctatccatgtcagtaccttaccatgtactttaattttgcacactaatctctcatgtgggaccttatcgaaagccttctgaaagtctaaatacaccacatccactggttctcccttatctattctactagttacatcctcgtcactggcctctctgctaaggtaatcaggcccctcacaattttgtacatttcaatcaaacctcccctcagccacctctgttccaaagagaacaaccccagcctatccaatcttttcttatACCTGCATTTTtttcagtcccggcaacatcctcgtaaatctcctctgtaccttctcgagtgcaattacatcttttctgtaatgaggtgatcagaactgcacatagtactcaagttgtggcctaatgaatgagttatacagttccagcataacctccctgtccgTATATTCcaaacctcgactaataaaggaagggATTCTATGCCTTCTTattcaccttattgacctgtcctgctaccgtcagggatctgtggacattcactccaaggttcctcacttcctctacacctcttagTATTTTCCCAATAATCATGTATTCCATTTGTACTCTGGGCTCCGGTAGTGTGAATAAGGCACATTCACATCCACGGGGAATGATCAGACACGTCAGCgagatggaagatggttgcatgaccaaggaccttctgtatggtgaggtggccgggaccagatgaccagtgggcgTCTAAAGCTCCGTTTTAAggttgcttgcaagtgtgacatgaaggacaAATGTCAAATATCGCACCTaggagtcactagctgacgaaagagggaaatggcgacacatcctgcggACTGGTGTGCACGACCACGATGACCAGTTACTGCAGCAGCTtcacaacaggcgccaatgtcaaaaacaacaactcacacagTCACTCGGCAGCTTcacctgcagcacttgtggcagaatctgcctcttaAAGACTGGCCTTCACAgcatcagcaaaggtgaaccaagagaagacacctcacttAAATGTATTGTTTGCTGCGAATCCATCATCTttctgtagatggaaggatgtcaaccaacccGCCATTGAAAACCCCAATGGCAGGTTCAGAGATTTCAGCCATCTTTGTAAAGAGAGACGAATGGGTACAAGTAAATCAACAATAAAATTAAAATATACCTGCATAATATTTAGTCCAAAAAGAACTGAAAATAAGGTCTACCCAGCTCGCAAGAGATAAATACGTTTTTTTCCCAAAACAAGCACTATTGTGAAATGTCCTTTTCGGCAGTGGCGTCCATCTTTCTACGGGGCTGCGCTGCTTCATTTCGCCTGGTTTAATCGCGTTCGTGCAGATTTGCCCCGAACAAAGATGGCGACGATGGGGGCGGGGTTTGACATTTCTGCTCGAGCTCAGCAGCTGCGCGAGTGACAAATGTCGGCGGCGCGCGGAGAATTTTTTCCGCTTCGAGAGGTTTGAGCGGGAAACGTTTTAACGGTCGCCGGCGTTGCCATGGCTGCGGGGGCGGGGCTTGGTAACGGCGCGCGCCGGCACAGGTGGGCCATCGAGCTCGAACTCGAGCTGAGCAGCAGCAGGTGAGCGGCCAGGAGCAAGGCCGCGGAGAGAGCCTTGGGGCTCGAGTGGGAGGCGGTAGCCGACAGGCTCCGGGCTGGCCTCTCTCCGGGGGAGGACAGCACTCTGACTAGTCACCCAAAGCACTGAAACACGGGGATTTTAATGTCACAGCCTTTGAGGGGGAGGCAATGGGTGCGAGAAAACCTGGTTGATAATTACTGAGCTTGGATGGGTTTTGGTGTCTCCAGTGGGTGGGCTTCAGATTTTCCACCAGTCCCTTTGAGGAAAGGACTGGCTGCAAGTTTttactaattcattcttgggatgtgggcatcgctggtaaagctggtatttattaccctgtccctagtctccccttgagaaggtgctggtggtgggcggccgcctccttgaACCGGTTTCATACGACTGAGTGGCTCGTTCGGCCACTTCAGGGACAGTTAATAGTCACCCATGTTAGTATAAGATTTCAGTCACATATACaggcccagaccgggtaaggacagcaggtttccatcCCTCGAGGGGCATGAATGAACTAATTTTATGCCAATTGCATAAAATCAGGCTGTTTGTTCCTAtatccctttgctgtttgtgggctcttgctgtgcacagcttgggcTGCCCACCCTCATTACTCTATATTACAAGAGTGAGTACACATTTTAAAGGTGCTTAATTGGCTGAAAAGTAAAGCGTGTCTACCCGACCAGACCTGACGACAAGGTTCAGGTCAGATCGGGTCTCTCTTCCAaggtccagcattcggggtcgggtcgggtcaggctggacgtggacagtgctgccttgctctgagaagtaatcttcaaatgaacattcaggacatccaggcgggaaacgtgcagtccggactccgcactctgcagtaaagcctggctgccCGACCAATGTGTCGGGTTTGGGCCTGGGTcgtgtttgggttggctgttgttgggtcgggcctgggtcaggttttaattttatacctgagccaagcTTTACTGAAAAGTGCTTTGGATTGCCCTGAGGTcgggaaaggtgctgtataaatgaacgTTCTTCggcaatccagcagcttcatggtcacttctactgacaaccagcttttttatttccagattttgactttcaattctcaaactgccatggcagGATTCGAACTTATGGCTTCTGGATTAATGTAACAGAACCACAACTGAgtgctgtgtgacagtgtgtttaatttgggaatttggtaagtgtgggaatttcaagggttgatctctttctaaaatctagtcaagtttCCAGTTAGCATTTAACTTGACTTTAACATTAAATTGCAGTTCCTTTCAGTCTTAGTcagtggtaaacaagctgcctgctagTGTCAGCTGTACAGGTAGTTACTTAGGTAGCTAGTTAGAAATGGTTCCCTAGTCAGCAGGGCCTGACTCAGGTCTCTGGAATTCTAGTTAGTAGGGTTTTGGTAATGCACAAAGATCTGGAGATGGAGAGCTGaacttgggaatttggtgcagtgaagGAGAAGgtactgttctggtcttttacagaacgagcagtgatccaagagagggagccgggacattgtcaaaggccttgctaaagtccttggaagacaacatccatcgccctgctctcgtcaatcctcttggtcactttttcgaaaaactcaatcaaat
This genomic window from Heterodontus francisci isolate sHetFra1 chromosome 34, sHetFra1.hap1, whole genome shotgun sequence contains:
- the LOC137348948 gene encoding zinc finger protein 22-like is translated as MCGKGFTQSSHLTQHQLVHTDKRPFKCSDCEKGFKSKNELLQHQRTHTGERPFTCSDCGKGFTQSSHLTEHQLVHTAQRPFKCSNCEKGFKSKRHLLRHQ